From Bactrocera oleae isolate idBacOlea1 chromosome 4, idBacOlea1, whole genome shotgun sequence:
aaaaaagttttacatattaaGGTTTGCTAGGTTAAGTTCGAATGCCATAGGTATAATAAAATCCCACTAGATGGCGCCCGAATCGATCGATTAAGactgtataaataattttaagactgacgaaataattttaagctaGGACACAACGGATTAGCAAAAATTGCAATTCGCTCAGACACAGTCGAACGAACGCTTAGGCCGCGAATAGCTGtatcgatattttaaaatttcggatgaaaatgctaaaattatataGATTAAGATAAAGCGTGATTACATAGTCACCGAATTcaccaaataaaatatttttaatgcaaaacactttaaaattaaaaaaaaattcttccaaATGACGCCACTTACACCAGTGGAGTTCAAATATCGTACTACCTTTCGGACTCAACGAAATTAAGCGAAGAACAACAGCATTGAACACGCGACAAAAATTCATTAGACaaccaaatacaaaaataataaaagaaaaagatcGATTCAGGTGAAACTCACCGCTACTTCAAATTGGCGATTCGGGAATCCGTAGACATTGAAATCGTCGTATATACCATCGAGTAGTGTCGAGTCATCTGAATTAAGAGATGATTTGCCAACGTCAGCGGCAACACCTCCATCGCCAGCACCAACAGCATCAGAACCGAAAAATGCCTCAGACGTTGCGCCGGTTTTTTGCCTTTTCATTGCCGTCGACGGCGATGATTTTGCAATATGACTTCCGTGATTTAATAAACGATGATCATCAGACGGCGACATGGAATTTACGGGAGTGGTAGCAGCTGTTGTCTGCCACTCCATTGTTGTTGATACTATGGGCGTTTgcgttgccgttgttgttgctgccgttgCAGTTGCCATCGGTATGTTATCGTTGTGCGCGGCCAGCGAGGATGTTGAAGACGAGGTACGCGTGCGCAcattgttgtcattgttgttagCATTGTGATCCTTTAGCTTCTTGTGCTTCTTATGTGCGCGGTGATTGTGCTGATGGCTACtctgatgttgttgctgttgatgttgttgttgttgtttctgatGTTTGCGTTTGCGTTGCTGATGGTGATGACGTTCACGTTGTCTACCGCCGTCAATGCTGTGCTTACCTTTGCCTTTATTgccgttgtagttgttgttgtttccatTGCTGGCGCTATTAACATTCACTGTATCGCCTGCTGGTGGCAACACCTCCTCGTGATTTAAAACGTTCTCGAGCCGTCTGGCGTTTGACGCGCTGGATGCTACCGGTGGAAAACGTTTTATTATGgcgaaattgttgttgttgctgttctcCTGCTGGCGCTTGCTGAGCTCCATTTCATTTTCATGTTGTCTCCGCTTCTTGTTgtgatttgaatttttatttgcctTATGTCTAGACGGCAAATGGTAGCTTCTTCGTGACTCCAACGGTGTTCTTGTTGAATCATCGCTACTACGCCGATGATTGCCTGTCGATTTTGCGCCAACGACGTCATCCAACCAATCGTCCAAATCATCATCGTCGTCATTATTCGCAACAGCATCGTCAGCAGCAGTAGCATCACCATCATCTTCACCGTTGTCTTCGTCGTCTTCGTTAGCTTCGTCTTCATCCTCTCCGTCGTTGAATTCATCATCGAAATTATCACGACTAAAGTGGTTGTGATGTTTTCGGCTATTCATTCTTACATTACTAATAATCTGTATACGCTGTTGGACGGGTTTCTCTGTGTCATGTTCGACATTGGCCGTTATTAAAAGTCTTCCCGGTTTCTCTACACGTCTATTTAACTGAGGCTTCTGTTGGCTTTGACTTTGCATTATAATCAATTTTCTTTGGTTTTgattttgtatttgcatttggTGTTCAACACCTAAATTAACATTTGTAATTTCGCTACTTAAACTACGTATGTCGCGTGGCGACTTGCCTTCGTTGAAGAATGCGGCAGCGCTGTCGCCTTCAACGGCTTCTTCACCACCAGCACCGGCACCGAATGCGCCAGCGGTGATGTGCCTATTCATTCGTAACTGTTCGTTGTGTGGTTCGTGTCCACGGTAAATCTTCGGTTGGCCACGTTGCTTGTGTCGCTTGGCCGCTCCACACTCCGGAGCGCAGACACACTTTGGACGGCCCTTGCGCTTGACACACTTCTTATTCCAATCGCATTGCATGCTCTTGCAGCTAACTATATTTGGAGGGAGAGGTAAGAATAGGTTTCTATAGATAAAAGTTATCGAATACCATAGAATAATATAAATCTATGAGTATAGATCTAAAAGTGAACAATAGTCCGAGCAAAATTACTTACGAGCACAAGGTGAGCAAGTCATTCCATCGCCAACGGTTGTTGTGAAGAAGAACTCTACATCGGTAACGTCACGATCCGTGTAGAAAAGCTCCGGATAGCGACAACACTCGGCTTTGGTGCTGTTCCTCAAGTAAATCTCGCTACATTTGCCATTACTTTGTGACGAACGCCAGCAGGCGCcggctaaaaaattaaatagatagATTAGGAGGTAAAAACAATGAAGGACaacagaaaatgaaaaataaaaaagctaaaAGCTAAAAGGGCTAAGTAGCAATAAAGACGAGCAAAGAACTTGGAGATGTCTGATAAGCCATATTATGAAACAAATAAAGAAGAATTAactttggatgtaaccgaacaagAGACAAACGCGAGGAAGTaattcaggtgttggcaaaactataaattaaaacattttgtgtatgatttaaaaatttattatttttattcgacCAAATTGTGAATCGATTGCAATTATATTTGACTTCTTAGTAGGTCATGGTTTCCCTTAGACAACAatttactttatattaaaatcaaagtAACTAATAGAATCCAT
This genomic window contains:
- the Fs gene encoding uncharacterized protein Fs, which encodes MCKIAAFTKSVRNTTNTTHTLTFLKSNYKYKRRVHTSMTHTHATRRARQLQRRAAIAEAEDRCANAKNTLNNAINQIINAKRITCEIKLIFKLFIFCVGHLLTHTPCHTRDDSRPRDSVALTQRRQVVGGRFDDTSHQRRNYDKVSSRRCQIAQRLHQWRQRQIRQHANSQTRLAPQQQQQQQQQHDLYVSSLACNQSSRRCSDSNWQDLSLVVARLSTKATTTTTMLQRWHTSSVSAGNGRINVLSTLAAILFMALAFNATPLVDAGACWRSSQSNGKCSEIYLRNSTKAECCRYPELFYTDRDVTDVEFFFTTTVGDGMTCSPCALSCKSMQCDWNKKCVKRKGRPKCVCAPECGAAKRHKQRGQPKIYRGHEPHNEQLRMNRHITAGAFGAGAGGEEAVEGDSAAAFFNEGKSPRDIRSLSSEITNVNLGVEHQMQIQNQNQRKLIIMQSQSQQKPQLNRRVEKPGRLLITANVEHDTEKPVQQRIQIISNVRMNSRKHHNHFSRDNFDDEFNDGEDEDEANEDDEDNGEDDGDATAADDAVANNDDDDDLDDWLDDVVGAKSTGNHRRSSDDSTRTPLESRRSYHLPSRHKANKNSNHNKKRRQHENEMELSKRQQENSNNNNFAIIKRFPPVASSASNARRLENVLNHEEVLPPAGDTVNVNSASNGNNNNYNGNKGKGKHSIDGGRQRERHHHQQRKRKHQKQQQQHQQQQHQSSHQHNHRAHKKHKKLKDHNANNNDNNVRTRTSSSTSSLAAHNDNIPMATATAATTTATQTPIVSTTMEWQTTAATTPVNSMSPSDDHRLLNHGSHIAKSSPSTAMKRQKTGATSEAFFGSDAVGAGDGGVAADVGKSSLNSDDSTLLDGIYDDFNVYGFPNRQFEVAVENFHGPHPVCGTDGRTYNTECQLKKRACRTNNPILAVAYRGHCRTSCNGVKCLNGHTCVEDQYTIPHCIACKIDCPEDDAAAIAALPIDPTRAVCGVDGKTYRSVCDINRMICKSGRSIAVAYPGPCRDDRPTCSEINCGRKHTCLVDLLTLEPRCVSCSYKCARKRRPTSLRFEEGKICGVNNRTYNSWCELRRDSCNTGFLIDVKAPGECH